From the Leucobacter tenebrionis genome, one window contains:
- a CDS encoding ABC transporter permease subunit, with the protein MRHSNTLGLLSRVLSGVVLLLVAGALPWLSRFDPAAAVLRARYAELEPTPEALAAIRQELGLDGGPLATSLRWWSGVLRGDLGTSWVSGGEIGPGVWQALGTSATLTLFAGVVALAIATALVVPAALRVLRDQPQRGSGPVGVALTALPEFLLASALLVVVAVQLQWLPPYGWTGFGTAILPALSLGVPAGGLLGRLLSDAVSAVAEERWVNVWRLARAPRRVILAGVLRRAAAAVVDQLGLVFIGLLGGAVAVEQIFAIPGLGRYLLGSANAQDLPALQAGVLLMALAAVLVGVVTTLARRLLRGGSLPPGSLPPPPEARGDGRTARWTAVLTAAVLLAILAFGLPRDPYSILYPRLAPPSMELPFGADASGRDLLARVAHGTIGTLTPAFLIVLLAIVVGLLLAVLGEVARGPAEIANATPPILAGVIIAALLGPSVGGAALAVLWVTWPPLTAHAAALIDEALALPHVRWLPLSGVSRFEIWTRHVLPATVPPLLRHGMLRLPGVALALAALGFLGLGAQPPLPEWGLLLSEGIDYVERAPWTTAAPALALILTSVFAVALAGLRRARTRHPRTSRRSRADRHIHLFSLNSTYSSTANPTMPPTASG; encoded by the coding sequence GTGAGGCACAGCAACACTCTCGGACTCCTCTCCCGCGTGCTCAGCGGGGTCGTGCTGCTGCTCGTCGCCGGGGCACTGCCCTGGCTGTCGCGGTTCGACCCCGCGGCCGCGGTTCTGCGCGCCCGCTACGCGGAGCTCGAGCCGACGCCCGAGGCTCTCGCAGCGATCCGGCAGGAGCTCGGGCTCGACGGCGGGCCGCTCGCCACGAGCCTGAGATGGTGGTCGGGAGTGCTGCGAGGAGACCTCGGCACCTCCTGGGTGAGCGGCGGGGAGATCGGTCCCGGCGTGTGGCAGGCGCTCGGCACCTCCGCGACGCTGACCCTGTTCGCCGGCGTCGTCGCTCTCGCGATCGCCACGGCCCTGGTCGTCCCCGCCGCCCTGCGCGTGCTGCGGGATCAGCCGCAGCGCGGCTCGGGGCCGGTGGGCGTCGCGCTCACCGCGCTCCCGGAGTTCCTGCTCGCGAGCGCGCTGCTCGTAGTGGTGGCCGTGCAGCTGCAGTGGCTGCCCCCGTACGGGTGGACGGGGTTCGGCACCGCGATCCTGCCGGCCCTCTCCCTGGGGGTGCCCGCGGGAGGTCTGCTCGGCCGCCTGCTCTCCGACGCCGTATCGGCCGTCGCCGAGGAACGCTGGGTGAACGTCTGGCGGCTTGCGCGGGCGCCGAGGCGGGTGATCCTCGCCGGCGTGCTCCGGCGGGCTGCTGCAGCGGTCGTCGACCAGCTCGGACTCGTGTTCATCGGCCTGCTCGGCGGAGCGGTCGCGGTGGAGCAGATCTTCGCGATCCCGGGTCTCGGGCGCTATCTGCTCGGCTCGGCGAACGCACAGGATCTGCCCGCGCTGCAGGCCGGAGTGCTGCTCATGGCGCTCGCCGCCGTGCTCGTCGGCGTGGTGACGACCCTCGCGAGGCGGCTGCTGCGCGGCGGCTCGCTGCCTCCCGGGTCGCTGCCGCCTCCTCCCGAGGCGCGCGGCGACGGCCGGACGGCGCGCTGGACCGCGGTGCTGACCGCCGCGGTGCTGCTCGCGATCCTCGCGTTCGGCCTGCCGCGCGATCCGTACTCGATCCTCTATCCGCGCCTTGCGCCGCCGAGCATGGAACTCCCGTTCGGGGCGGACGCCAGCGGGCGCGATCTGCTCGCCCGCGTGGCCCACGGCACCATCGGAACACTGACCCCCGCATTCCTGATCGTGCTGCTCGCGATCGTCGTCGGGTTGCTGCTCGCCGTGCTCGGCGAGGTAGCGCGCGGGCCGGCGGAGATCGCGAACGCGACGCCGCCGATCCTCGCCGGCGTGATCATCGCCGCGTTGCTCGGCCCGTCGGTGGGCGGGGCGGCGCTCGCCGTGCTGTGGGTGACGTGGCCACCGCTGACCGCGCACGCGGCGGCGCTCATCGATGAGGCGCTGGCGCTGCCGCACGTGCGCTGGTTGCCGCTGTCAGGCGTGTCGCGGTTCGAGATTTGGACGCGGCACGTGCTGCCCGCAACCGTGCCGCCGCTGCTGCGCCACGGCATGCTGCGGCTGCCGGGCGTCGCGCTCGCGCTCGCCGCCCTCGGCTTCCTCGGCCTCGGTGCGCAGCCGCCGCTGCCCGAGTGGGGGCTGCTGCTCTCCGAGGGCATCGATTACGTGGAGCGCGCGCCATGGACCACGGCCGCGCCCGCACTGGCGCTGATCCTCACCTCGGTATTCGCCGTCGCGCTCGCCGGCCTGCGGCGTGCGCGGACGCGGCATCCGCGGACATCGCGGCGTTCGCGAGCCGACCGTCACATCCATCTCTTCAGCTTGAACAGCACGTACAGCAGCACCGCGAACCCGACCATGCCGCCGACCGCGAGCGGGTAG
- a CDS encoding ATP-binding cassette domain-containing protein yields MVIDNTRWASAGRPPTPGETALTTSDTTALPDAPLPDLPDAPLLALRDIVVRAEADGRILLRIPKLDIAAGERVVVTGPSGSGKSMLLSCLCGRWAAGLRAEGERTASGSRIGFVPQRGLDALHPLIPLGRQLRSVTGASPGRIAEVLCSVGLDDPELGRRRPAELSGGQAQRGALALALLTRAPLILADEPTSALDHESRDLMLGLLTRIVNPGQALIVATHDTVVAEAIATRHIRVVDGRVTETPVGGARDTGEPISEHEGAA; encoded by the coding sequence ATGGTTATCGACAATACTCGATGGGCAAGCGCCGGGCGACCGCCGACTCCGGGGGAGACCGCGCTCACGACGTCCGACACGACAGCCCTGCCCGACGCTCCGCTGCCAGACCTGCCCGACGCTCCGCTGCTCGCATTGCGCGACATCGTCGTGCGGGCGGAGGCGGACGGGCGGATCCTGCTGCGGATCCCGAAGCTCGATATCGCCGCCGGCGAGCGCGTCGTCGTCACGGGCCCCTCGGGCAGCGGGAAGTCCATGCTGCTGAGCTGCCTCTGCGGACGGTGGGCGGCGGGCTTGCGCGCCGAAGGAGAGCGTACGGCGAGCGGATCGCGGATCGGGTTCGTGCCGCAGCGCGGCCTCGATGCCCTCCACCCGCTCATTCCGCTCGGGCGGCAGCTGCGGAGCGTGACCGGCGCGAGCCCCGGGCGGATCGCCGAGGTGCTCTGCTCGGTCGGGCTCGATGATCCCGAGCTGGGGCGCAGGCGCCCCGCGGAACTCTCCGGCGGTCAGGCGCAGCGAGGCGCTCTCGCGCTTGCGCTGCTGACGCGGGCGCCGCTGATCCTCGCCGACGAACCCACCAGCGCCCTCGATCACGAATCGCGCGACCTCATGCTCGGCCTGTTGACCCGCATCGTGAACCCCGGCCAGGCACTGATCGTCGCGACCCACGACACCGTCGTCGCGGAAGCCATCGCCACACGTCACATCAGGGTGGTCGACGGACGCGTCACCGAGACCCCGGTCGGCGGGGCCCGGGATACCGGAGAACCGATCAGCGAGCACGAAGGCGCCGCGTGA
- a CDS encoding ABC transporter ATP-binding protein, which translates to MGTDAVIDVRGLTKSFGRFRALNGLDLSVERGSVHGFLGPNGAGKSTTIRVLLGLLRADGGAATVLGRDPWRDVVELHRRLAYVPGDVSLWPGMTGGEAIDLLGSLRGGLDERRRAELVERFELDPTKRGRQYSKGNRQKVAIVAALASDVELLILDEPTSGLDPLMENVFQEVIGEARARGASVLLSSHILAEVESLADRLSIIRDGRIVETGTLAELQGQARTSIHATLERVPRPAELASLHDVRLDGNRLTATADANRVGEAMTLLAPYGLVSLTVEPPSLESLFLRLYDADAASA; encoded by the coding sequence ATGGGCACGGACGCAGTGATCGATGTGCGGGGGCTGACCAAGTCCTTCGGCAGATTCCGAGCCCTGAACGGCCTCGACCTGTCGGTGGAGCGGGGGAGCGTGCACGGCTTTCTCGGCCCCAACGGTGCCGGCAAGTCGACCACGATCCGCGTGCTGCTCGGTCTGCTGCGGGCCGACGGCGGCGCGGCGACCGTGCTCGGTCGCGATCCGTGGCGCGATGTGGTGGAGCTCCATCGCAGACTCGCCTACGTGCCCGGCGACGTGTCGCTGTGGCCGGGCATGACCGGGGGTGAGGCGATCGACCTGCTCGGGTCGTTGCGCGGAGGTCTGGACGAGCGCCGGCGCGCGGAACTGGTGGAGCGGTTCGAGCTCGACCCGACGAAGCGGGGGCGCCAGTACTCGAAGGGCAACCGGCAGAAGGTCGCGATCGTCGCGGCGCTCGCCTCGGACGTCGAGCTGCTGATCCTCGACGAGCCGACGAGCGGCTTGGACCCGCTCATGGAGAACGTGTTCCAGGAGGTGATCGGCGAGGCCAGGGCGCGCGGCGCGTCCGTGCTGCTGTCGAGCCACATCCTCGCGGAGGTCGAGTCGCTCGCCGACCGGCTCTCGATCATCAGGGACGGGAGGATCGTGGAGACCGGCACGCTCGCCGAGCTGCAGGGCCAGGCCCGCACCTCGATCCACGCCACGCTCGAGCGCGTGCCCCGGCCGGCCGAACTCGCGTCGCTGCACGACGTGCGCCTGGACGGCAACCGGCTCACCGCGACCGCCGACGCCAATCGCGTGGGCGAGGCGATGACGCTGCTCGCGCCGTACGGGCTGGTGTCGCTCACGGTGGAGCCGCCGTCGCTGGAGTCGCTGTTCCTGCGGCTCTACGATGCAGACGCTGCGAGCGCCTGA
- a CDS encoding BCCT family transporter — protein MSSTERPREDGGTQPEAGHEAPFDAGAPSSAEPVTGAAAAFPAEPGIPSTVHLPLSVHIAEDDSDARITEKLRRHGVRIGKGMISPGVFWPALIVILLVSLFAILAPSAADAVFTAVQGWIVAHLGWYYMIVVAVFIGVAAFIAFSRLGRIRLGRDDDTPEFGVLSWFSMLFAAGMGIGLVFYGVGEPLTYATVQPKPGWEGSEGELAGLAMAQTFVHWGLHPWAIYAIIGLSIAYAIHRRGRPVSIRWALEPLFGERVKGWTGDVIDVLAIFGTVFGVATSLGLGVQQISAGMAEIGVVDTVSNTMLVVLILVITLIAMISVISGIGAGMKWLSNINLSMAGVLLISVLLLGPTLFLFQNLTESIGFYLANVMQMTFDVGAYQRGEATSWFSDWTIFYWGWWISWSPFVGIFIARISRGRTVREFIAGVMLVPTIVGMIWFSVMGGAGLFRQLFGQGDLVEGGEVHVESALFKVLGDLPLGTILSVIGILLVAIFFITSSDSGSLVVDMLASGGHPNPPTWSRVLWSVLEGVVAIALLLAGGLKSLQAAALATALPFSVVLLLMAWATLRALRIDDRVLERAERIARLERVTEHVSHELAGSITDIPELETWVDDRIDYRLTRTRGAFGRRSPEKR, from the coding sequence ATGAGCTCAACCGAGCGGCCGCGCGAGGACGGCGGGACGCAACCCGAGGCGGGGCACGAGGCCCCGTTCGACGCGGGTGCGCCGTCCTCCGCCGAGCCGGTCACCGGAGCGGCCGCCGCATTCCCCGCCGAGCCGGGGATCCCGAGCACCGTCCACCTCCCGCTCTCCGTGCACATCGCCGAGGACGACTCCGACGCGCGCATCACCGAGAAGCTGCGACGTCACGGCGTGCGCATCGGCAAGGGCATGATCTCGCCCGGCGTCTTCTGGCCGGCGCTCATCGTGATCCTGCTGGTCTCGCTCTTCGCGATCCTCGCTCCGAGTGCGGCGGACGCCGTGTTCACCGCCGTGCAGGGCTGGATCGTCGCGCACCTCGGCTGGTACTACATGATCGTCGTCGCGGTGTTCATCGGCGTGGCCGCCTTCATCGCGTTCTCCCGGCTCGGCAGGATCCGCCTCGGCCGTGACGACGATACGCCCGAGTTCGGCGTGCTGTCGTGGTTCTCGATGCTGTTCGCTGCGGGCATGGGCATCGGTCTCGTCTTCTACGGGGTGGGGGAGCCGCTCACCTACGCGACCGTGCAGCCGAAGCCCGGCTGGGAGGGGAGCGAGGGCGAGTTGGCCGGCCTCGCGATGGCGCAGACCTTCGTGCACTGGGGGCTGCACCCGTGGGCGATCTACGCGATCATCGGCCTGTCGATCGCCTACGCGATCCACAGGCGCGGGCGGCCCGTCTCGATCCGATGGGCGCTCGAGCCGCTGTTCGGCGAGCGGGTGAAGGGGTGGACCGGCGATGTGATCGACGTGCTCGCGATCTTCGGCACCGTCTTCGGCGTCGCGACCTCGCTCGGCCTCGGGGTGCAGCAGATCTCCGCGGGCATGGCCGAGATCGGGGTCGTCGATACCGTCAGCAACACGATGCTCGTGGTGCTGATCCTCGTCATCACGCTCATCGCGATGATCTCGGTGATCAGCGGTATCGGGGCCGGCATGAAGTGGCTCTCGAACATCAACCTGTCGATGGCCGGTGTGCTGCTCATCAGCGTGCTGCTGCTCGGCCCCACGCTCTTCCTGTTCCAGAACCTCACCGAGTCGATCGGCTTCTACCTCGCGAATGTCATGCAGATGACGTTCGACGTGGGCGCCTATCAGCGCGGTGAGGCCACGAGCTGGTTCTCGGACTGGACGATCTTCTACTGGGGATGGTGGATCTCGTGGTCGCCCTTCGTGGGCATCTTCATCGCGCGCATCTCTCGCGGTCGCACGGTGCGCGAGTTCATCGCGGGGGTCATGCTCGTGCCCACGATCGTCGGCATGATCTGGTTCTCGGTGATGGGCGGCGCCGGCCTCTTCCGGCAGCTGTTCGGCCAGGGCGACCTCGTCGAGGGCGGCGAGGTGCACGTCGAGAGCGCGCTGTTCAAGGTGCTCGGCGACCTGCCGCTCGGCACGATCCTCTCCGTCATCGGGATCCTGCTCGTCGCGATCTTCTTCATCACCTCGTCGGACTCCGGTTCGCTCGTGGTCGACATGCTCGCCTCGGGCGGTCACCCCAACCCGCCGACCTGGTCGCGGGTGCTCTGGTCGGTTCTCGAAGGCGTGGTGGCGATCGCCCTGCTGCTCGCGGGCGGTCTGAAATCGCTCCAGGCGGCGGCTCTCGCGACGGCGCTGCCGTTCAGCGTGGTGCTGCTGCTCATGGCCTGGGCGACGCTGCGGGCTCTGCGCATCGATGACCGGGTGCTCGAGCGGGCCGAGCGGATCGCGCGCCTGGAGCGGGTCACCGAGCACGTCTCGCACGAGCTCGCGGGCTCGATCACCGATATCCCCGAGCTCGAGACCTGGGTGGACGACCGCATCGACTACCGCCTCACCCGCACCCGCGGCGCCTTCGGGAGGCGATCGCCGGAGAAGCGCTAG
- a CDS encoding ATP-binding cassette domain-containing protein: MNPHAATDASTAAPAVEVRGVTASHGRGAGSRTVLAPTSLTVHRGESLAVVGRSGAGKSTLADIVLGLRAPATGAVRVSGNEWCAPSLRPAKRLRRLVQGVSQDPAASFVPRWSIRRAIEQALRRLAPVPGNGAGAAEVESRIRRAAELAHLDLELLDRRPAELSGGQAQRAAIARALAVEPAVLVADEPTSALDPATALSVSSALLAGVAQAGIALLLVTHDPEFAARCSRTMTIVSPTRPE; the protein is encoded by the coding sequence ATGAACCCGCACGCCGCCACCGACGCATCGACCGCCGCTCCGGCCGTCGAGGTCCGCGGGGTCACCGCTTCCCATGGGCGGGGCGCCGGCTCCCGCACCGTGCTCGCCCCGACGAGCCTCACCGTTCACCGCGGCGAGTCGCTCGCCGTCGTCGGCCGATCCGGCGCGGGCAAGTCCACTCTCGCCGATATCGTGCTGGGCCTGCGAGCTCCGGCAACCGGAGCAGTCAGGGTGTCGGGGAACGAGTGGTGCGCGCCCTCGCTGCGGCCGGCGAAGCGCCTGCGTCGACTCGTGCAGGGCGTATCGCAGGATCCCGCGGCGTCCTTCGTGCCGCGCTGGTCGATCCGACGCGCCATCGAACAGGCCCTGCGCCGGCTCGCCCCCGTACCGGGCAACGGCGCCGGCGCTGCAGAGGTGGAATCACGTATCCGCCGCGCCGCCGAACTCGCCCACCTCGACCTCGAGCTGCTCGACCGCCGCCCCGCCGAGCTCTCCGGCGGACAGGCGCAGCGCGCCGCGATCGCGCGAGCGCTCGCGGTGGAGCCCGCAGTGCTCGTGGCCGACGAGCCGACCAGCGCACTCGACCCCGCGACGGCGCTCTCCGTCTCATCCGCGCTGCTCGCCGGCGTCGCGCAGGCCGGCATCGCGCTGCTCCTCGTCACCCACGATCCGGAGTTCGCCGCGCGCTGCTCCCGAACGATGACCATCGTTTCACCGACCCGACCCGAATGA
- a CDS encoding ABC transporter permease, whose product MGALAGAAPLLRASLKHEGRGFAPWIVIATALSASSVLVYPWVFPDQQERAGLAAAVGANPALGLIFGPAFDLSTVDGFNAWRSLALGGFLTALGAIFAVVRATRGQEDSGQAELLASGVMGRATRLLAGAGLAVIGSLLVGLIAGGVTGLCGGDWPSSMLLGATFTASGWMFAGVAAVAAQLGGDSRTASSMAVGVLGALFVLRGFAYSIDAGAWAIWANPLGWMTETRPANGNHWWPLLYALAFAVVAFGVAFALQARRDFGQGAIAPRPGPARGGVRSTWRLALRLNAGPIITWTIAFAVLGVVFGYFATSIQDILGKDSAVSQILAAGATTHDALISAFLVTILSLVGILAAIPGVQTMLKVRGEEMEDRVEPLLAGAVARSRYYGGNVLIALLAPAAYVLIAGVVIASLASSADIGVRFGDALLQALVTIPAVWTVVAVSVAVIGARPKVSLAAWVGVLASFVLTLLGPTFKLWDWVLAISPFWHIPNVTETDADWWGLVWISLVTLFFLLVGFAGFSRRDLARQ is encoded by the coding sequence ATGGGCGCCCTCGCCGGGGCCGCGCCTCTGCTGCGCGCGTCCCTGAAGCACGAGGGGCGCGGCTTCGCGCCGTGGATCGTGATCGCCACCGCGCTGTCGGCCTCCTCGGTGCTCGTCTATCCGTGGGTATTCCCCGATCAGCAGGAACGCGCGGGCCTCGCCGCCGCGGTCGGCGCGAACCCCGCGCTCGGCCTGATCTTCGGGCCCGCGTTCGACCTCTCGACCGTCGACGGGTTCAACGCTTGGCGCTCCCTCGCCCTCGGCGGGTTCCTGACTGCGCTGGGCGCGATATTCGCAGTGGTGAGGGCCACTCGCGGGCAGGAGGATTCCGGGCAGGCGGAACTGCTCGCGTCCGGGGTGATGGGTCGCGCGACTCGACTCCTCGCCGGAGCGGGCCTCGCGGTCATCGGCTCGCTGCTGGTCGGCCTGATCGCCGGGGGCGTGACGGGGCTGTGCGGGGGCGACTGGCCATCCTCGATGCTGCTCGGGGCGACCTTCACCGCATCCGGGTGGATGTTCGCCGGGGTTGCGGCGGTCGCGGCGCAGCTGGGTGGCGATTCCCGCACCGCGAGCTCGATGGCCGTCGGCGTGCTCGGGGCACTGTTCGTGCTGCGCGGATTCGCGTACTCGATCGACGCCGGCGCCTGGGCGATCTGGGCGAACCCGCTGGGCTGGATGACGGAGACCCGCCCCGCGAACGGGAACCACTGGTGGCCGCTCCTCTACGCGCTCGCCTTCGCGGTCGTCGCGTTCGGGGTCGCGTTCGCGCTGCAGGCGCGCCGAGACTTCGGCCAGGGTGCCATCGCGCCCCGTCCCGGTCCCGCTCGCGGGGGAGTGCGCTCGACCTGGCGGCTGGCGCTCCGCCTGAACGCCGGCCCGATCATCACCTGGACGATCGCCTTCGCCGTGCTCGGGGTCGTGTTCGGGTACTTCGCCACCTCGATCCAGGACATCCTCGGCAAGGACAGCGCGGTCTCGCAGATCCTCGCCGCCGGGGCGACCACCCACGACGCGCTGATCTCGGCGTTCCTTGTCACGATCCTGAGCCTCGTCGGCATCCTCGCGGCGATCCCCGGGGTGCAGACCATGCTGAAGGTGCGGGGCGAGGAGATGGAGGATCGAGTCGAGCCCCTGCTGGCCGGAGCCGTCGCCCGTTCCCGCTACTACGGCGGAAACGTGCTCATCGCGCTCCTGGCTCCCGCCGCGTACGTGCTCATCGCGGGGGTCGTGATCGCATCCCTCGCGTCGAGTGCCGACATCGGCGTGCGCTTCGGCGACGCACTGCTGCAGGCGCTCGTGACGATCCCCGCCGTGTGGACCGTGGTCGCCGTGTCGGTCGCGGTGATCGGCGCGCGTCCGAAAGTGTCGCTCGCGGCCTGGGTCGGCGTGCTCGCCTCGTTCGTGCTCACTCTGCTCGGCCCGACGTTCAAGCTCTGGGATTGGGTGCTGGCGATCAGCCCGTTCTGGCACATCCCGAACGTCACCGAGACGGACGCGGACTGGTGGGGGCTCGTGTGGATCAGCCTCGTCACCCTGTTCTTCCTGCTCGTCGGGTTCGCCGGCTTCAGCCGTCGCGACCTCGCGCGGCAGTAG
- a CDS encoding ABC transporter substrate-binding protein — protein MPLSKPRSRSLVLAAIPLAGILALSGCFSDGGGDHRGTGDRISVAHMQPPRSGLSPLSDDAFKLSRWSASETLVVLDEAGEALPGLASEWERENDLTWRFTIRDGVTFHNGQPLTADSVVNSLQHAVDATPVPRILDGVQLTVRTEGEHEVRIETGEPDPLLPHRLSSPQLAIFDAAAYTENGVNPVGTGTGPFEIVDVDGVSGATLDRYDDYWGDPAIADGIDVKFVPDGTARSAALRTGEADVVEAIPAGQAASVDQDLLTEVPMPRTNTLYLNTETGPFADPAVRAAAREAIDRAAIVESVYEGRADVAEGLLGPALPYAAGFRADADYRGLLDGRADPAEVDGVRITLGTFTDRAELPEVAVMLEQQLEAAGFDVQQDVREYQYIEADALDGVFDAFILSRATVLDSGDPVAYLASDFTCDGGFSISQLCSSKVDEQIRVASETEAGEERQHSIMLAEASVLGTDAAIPLLHERVIQGEALSVHEAARDPRERILITADTHLDAE, from the coding sequence ATGCCCCTCTCCAAGCCCAGATCCCGCTCCCTCGTGCTCGCAGCGATCCCGCTCGCCGGCATCCTCGCGCTCTCCGGTTGCTTCTCCGACGGGGGCGGCGACCACCGCGGCACCGGCGACCGCATCTCCGTCGCCCACATGCAACCGCCGCGCTCGGGCCTCAGCCCGCTGAGCGACGACGCGTTCAAGCTGTCCCGCTGGTCGGCGTCCGAGACGCTCGTGGTGCTCGACGAAGCGGGCGAGGCGCTGCCCGGTCTCGCATCCGAGTGGGAGCGCGAGAACGACCTGACCTGGCGCTTCACGATCCGCGACGGGGTCACCTTCCACAACGGGCAGCCGCTCACGGCCGATTCCGTGGTGAACTCCCTGCAGCACGCCGTCGACGCGACACCCGTGCCGCGCATCCTCGACGGGGTGCAGCTGACAGTGCGGACGGAGGGCGAGCACGAGGTGCGCATCGAGACGGGCGAACCCGATCCGCTGCTGCCGCACCGCCTGTCGAGCCCGCAGCTCGCGATCTTCGACGCAGCCGCCTACACGGAGAACGGCGTGAACCCCGTCGGCACCGGCACCGGGCCGTTCGAGATCGTCGACGTCGACGGCGTCTCGGGCGCCACCCTCGACCGATACGACGACTACTGGGGCGACCCCGCGATCGCGGATGGCATCGATGTGAAGTTCGTGCCCGACGGCACGGCTCGATCCGCCGCGCTGCGCACGGGCGAGGCCGACGTCGTCGAGGCGATCCCGGCCGGCCAGGCCGCCTCGGTCGACCAGGACCTGCTCACCGAGGTGCCCATGCCGCGCACCAACACGCTCTACCTGAACACCGAGACCGGTCCGTTCGCCGACCCCGCGGTGCGCGCCGCAGCCCGCGAGGCCATCGATCGCGCTGCGATCGTCGAATCGGTGTACGAGGGCCGCGCCGACGTCGCCGAGGGCCTGCTCGGCCCGGCACTGCCGTATGCCGCGGGCTTCCGCGCCGACGCCGACTACCGCGGACTGCTCGACGGCAGGGCCGACCCCGCGGAGGTCGACGGCGTGAGGATCACGCTCGGCACATTCACCGACCGGGCGGAGCTGCCGGAGGTCGCCGTGATGCTCGAGCAGCAGCTCGAAGCCGCCGGCTTCGACGTGCAGCAGGACGTGCGCGAGTACCAGTACATTGAAGCCGACGCCCTCGACGGAGTCTTCGACGCCTTCATCCTGTCCCGTGCGACGGTGCTCGACTCCGGCGATCCCGTGGCATACCTCGCCTCCGATTTCACTTGCGACGGCGGCTTCTCCATCTCGCAGCTCTGCTCTTCGAAGGTCGACGAGCAGATCCGGGTCGCCTCCGAGACGGAGGCCGGCGAAGAGCGGCAGCACAGCATCATGCTCGCCGAGGCGAGCGTGCTCGGCACCGATGCCGCGATCCCGCTGCTGCACGAGCGGGTGATCCAGGGAGAGGCGCTGAGCGTGCACGAAGCAGCCCGGGACCCCCGCGAGCGGATCCTCATCACCGCCGACACGCACCTCGACGCCGAATAG
- a CDS encoding magnesium and cobalt transport protein CorA: MAQQRAKRAVRRNIRGVRAAAATGTTAAPILTRHIVDGRPRQVSRDVSLVESLAFTQADPAHMSLTVMSSPTPESIAELASAWQLHPLLVEDLLHGGQRPKLERYGDVLFLVLRSARYIDESEEVEFSEFHLLVRPRALVIVCQDGRLVDGTEIPSGFSPEPEAPLGIGAPLLEHEHLLRLGPEGMVYQLLDAIVDGYFPVLDGVQIDKEQIERQVFSGDAAAAARIYHLSQEVIDVLHSTAALTRVLHRLQQGADKYAIPDALQAYLQDVSDHLTRVVTETTELRDALSQILSVNATLVAQRQNEDMKKISGWAAILFAPTLIAAVYGMNFDVMPELHWAAGYPLAVGGMVGFAVLLYVLFKLKRWM, from the coding sequence ATGGCACAGCAGCGGGCGAAGCGCGCGGTACGGCGGAACATCCGCGGGGTTCGGGCTGCCGCCGCGACCGGCACGACCGCGGCGCCGATCCTCACCAGACACATCGTCGACGGTCGCCCCCGCCAGGTCTCAAGGGACGTCTCGCTCGTCGAGTCGCTCGCGTTCACGCAGGCGGACCCGGCCCACATGTCGCTGACCGTGATGTCTTCTCCGACCCCCGAGAGCATCGCCGAGCTCGCGTCGGCGTGGCAGCTGCATCCGCTCCTGGTCGAGGACCTGCTGCACGGCGGGCAGCGGCCCAAGCTCGAGCGCTACGGCGACGTGCTGTTCCTGGTGCTGCGCTCGGCCCGCTACATCGATGAGAGCGAGGAGGTGGAGTTCAGCGAGTTCCATCTGCTCGTGCGCCCGCGCGCGCTCGTGATCGTCTGCCAGGACGGGCGACTGGTCGACGGCACCGAGATCCCCTCGGGGTTCTCTCCGGAGCCCGAGGCCCCGCTCGGCATCGGGGCGCCCCTGCTCGAGCACGAGCACCTGCTGCGGCTCGGGCCCGAGGGCATGGTCTATCAGCTGCTCGACGCGATCGTCGACGGCTACTTCCCCGTGCTCGACGGCGTGCAGATCGACAAGGAGCAGATCGAGCGCCAGGTCTTCAGCGGGGACGCGGCGGCCGCCGCGCGCATCTACCACCTCAGTCAGGAGGTGATCGATGTGCTGCACTCGACCGCCGCGCTGACCAGGGTGCTGCACCGGCTGCAGCAGGGCGCCGACAAGTACGCGATCCCGGATGCCCTGCAGGCCTACCTGCAGGACGTCTCCGATCACCTCACCCGCGTGGTCACGGAGACCACCGAGCTGCGCGACGCGCTCTCCCAGATCCTCAGCGTCAACGCGACCCTCGTGGCCCAGCGGCAGAACGAGGACATGAAGAAGATCTCGGGCTGGGCGGCGATCCTCTTCGCCCCGACGCTCATCGCGGCGGTGTACGGCATGAACTTCGACGTGATGCCCGAATTGCACTGGGCGGCGGGCTACCCGCTCGCGGTCGGCGGCATGGTCGGGTTCGCGGTGCTGCTGTACGTGCTGTTCAAGCTGAAGAGATGGATGTGA